Within the Rosa rugosa chromosome 2, drRosRugo1.1, whole genome shotgun sequence genome, the region TCAAATTCAAGCTCCACAAGCGCTTTGAATATTTTGAAAACTGGGAACACGTTCGCCTTCCTCTTGATTGGATATACCCAACATCTCCTGGagtaatcatcaataaaagacACAAAGTATCTTGCACCTCTTAGGGATAGAAGTGGTGCTtgccaaacatcggaatggatCAGTTCTAAGATAGGTTTGCTTTTAGCAATAGATCTGTTGAACTTTAATCTGTGCTGCTTACCAGTAACACAATGATCACAAAAGGGTAATGAAACCTTTTTGAGCCCTAGAAGAACCTTTTGTTCAGTGAGAATCTTCAAACCCCGTTTCGACATGTGGCCAAGCTTACGGTGCCACATAATCGTTGATTCTTCTAAAGAACTTATTGACGCAATAGACACTTCTCCTTCTTGTTGTGTTTCTCCTTTAAGCATGTACAGATTTGCAGCTACTTTTCCGCTTTCATCACCACAAGCACACCTTTAACTATTTTCATGATCCCATGTTGACCATAGATTTTGTACCCACCACTATCTAATTGTCCCAAAGACAATAGATTTTTCTTCAGGCCTTTCACATGCCATACCTCCTGAATAGTGGGAACTGTATCATCATACATCTTCACTTTGATGGTACCAATACCAGCAATCTCATAGGGATAATCATCTCTCATGAACACATATCCTCTTGAGATAGGTTCATATTGGTGGAACCATTCTCTCCGGGGGCTCATATGCCATGTTGCTCTTGAGTCCATAAGCCAGGTATCATTAAATTTTCTCCTGCCTTCAGTAACTATTGTTGCCTCGCTGTATAAAATTTCACCATCATCTGAGGTGCTTGCTACACAAACCTGAGCTTTTGACGACTCAGGACCTTTTCCtttggtttcttctttcttcttgagATGCCAACACTCCAGTTTATAGTGCCCTTTCTTGCCACAGTGATGACACTTGACATTCGTCTTACTTCTGGATTTTGGTCGATCTACTCTGATTTTGACTCCCACTGGGGCCACGTTCTATTGATCTCCCTTTCGTTATCATCAAAGCTTCGGCGTGCTGTGAGCCTTCAAATCTATCTTCTTTACTCTTGCACCGACTTTCTTCTTCAAGAACCGCAACTGCAATATCATCGAAGACTAGTATTTCTAAATTGTTGGTTAAGTTGATGATGAGTTGATACGAATCAGGTAGACTTTGAAGTAGAATTTTAGCACGTTCACTCGTCTCTATGTTATGCCCCATTGCTGTGAGCTGTGAAAATAAGGTGTTGAGGGTGTTGATGTGGTTTGTCATCATAGTCGACTCCATCATTTGAAGGGTGTAAATCTTTCTCTTCAAGAAGATTTTGTTGTGTAGTGATTTGGCCTCGTACAATTTTGTTAGTGTATCTCATATCTCTTTTGCCGTCTTCTTCTTTGCCACACTTGACAATACTTCATTGGCTAGTGCTAGGTGCAGATTAGCAATAGCATTGCCATCCTTCTTGTTCCACTTGCCATCGTCAGTGATCTCCTCAGGCCTATCTCCAATTGCTGCCAAGCAGTTATCTTTTCTCAAAAATGCTTTAATTCTCATTTTCCACAATGAGAAATTGTTCCCATTGAACTTTTCTATTTCGTACTTCGTCGCCATTGTTGAAGATGTCTCCTTTCCACTAATTGGATCTGACTGTAGCACAAAAACCGGCTATAAATCCGGCGCTCTGATATGTTGTGGTATGGGGCACCTAATTTCAATTGAAGTAGAAACTATGAAAATGAGTGGAGCACAAGATGATAGGCAAATTGTAGAAGGATTTTACTATAGCAAAAGGATACAACAATTTCTATTCTGCAATAAGGAGAGCACAATTGACAATACCCTCTCTCTTATAACAGGAGGAAATACACTCTAACAAAGGAAAGACAATTGAGTTTTAGGAGAaatctctattttctctctaaactcctctctctctttctctgttttCACTCACAACATGGAATCACCACTCTATAACATAGGTCCTCTATTTATACTAGATAGAGGCGGTTACAACTAGCTTCTTAAAGCCTAAGAATCTTAGCTATAGGTGAGTTGTAATTGCAGCATTACAACTATCATATGCTGGAAAAATAGCCACCATTTTTGACTTCTCAAGAACTTACGCAAGAAGTAAGAGGCAAAAGTGGTTTTACCGCCACACCATCTTCATCAAACGCCTGATCAGTGATCGAGCCTAAAACTATAGAGTGGTCTAGCCTTAATTCTTGATGTTGGGGGCATCAATTACCATAGAAGGCCGGCCTATTACCTTCTTCCCAGGCCTTTTCTGAAAATATGAAGTCGCATCACACCTTGCTTGACAAACTCAAAAATGACAGTGTCCCCAACAGAAATCTTGTTAGCTTTACAACATTCACTCCAACCAGTTGACATGTCCAAGCGATCATTACTCCAACGGTACTGTTGTTTACATGTAACTGTCACAAGTTTAGTAGGCCATGATCTGCCAGTTGGGTCTTGAATTTCTACAGTCTTCTTATGCATAAGACCTTCAGTTATGGCTACTTCCTTTGGAATTGCCTGCGATTTGGACCATCAAGTATATCAAGAGGACGAAACTGAGCAAAATCTAagataatcatatatatatatatttcacatgAATAAATCCAAAACTTGTACTCAATTGCCTAGACTAAAACGAAGTTTAATGTACTTACAGTTCACTCCCTATTACGTTTTATATTCTTCAGGCATCCATAGGTATTGGAAATATGTCATTTACATATTCCTCGGCCGGTGAAGTAAGAAAAGAATTTCAAACATAATTGGTTTAACTCTAAGAAAGTAAGTAATTATGGGTAGCCAAGTCATCCTTACCACCACATATTGTTGAGCCTTTCTCTTCAAAGTTAGTTTCAAATATGAATTCTCCGATTTGAACAAGATGGATCCATTTGATGTTTGATTCACACCCTCACATCTAATCCCCTTCCCTGGCATGACATAATTTCCTATGAAGTGCCAAATACATTAGACATAATTTAAGAAGAAAAGAGCAAATTAACAAGCCAAAACGTATTTAGTACAACTTGGTGACTTACGACTTCTTCTGCCATCAATGCTGGTTTTCTTTCCAGCTTTTTTGTTGTAGTTTTCGGTTTCAAGGTTACTAATTTGAGCTGAGTTTCTTTCATTCGCCGCAGGACGTCCCCTTCTCCTCTTGGGTACTTCAACATCTTTCTCACAACAAGTTCTATCATATAATGTAACCTCAAAATTTGATTCACCGTCGTAACGGAAAACCAAAAAGTCCCCAACTTGTAAAAGGTGATCCTTCACAAAAGTCTGCCAACCATCATTGAGGAAGAACAAGCCATTCTCTGTTCTTTCCAGTTCCACATTCCAGCATTTTCCACTAGGGCCTCTAAGACCACATTTTCCAAGTGATGGTCGAATGTGGTTCTTGGAAAACTTAGGTGGTATCCTCTATAACATTGTTCAATAAtgtacagatttttttttttgatcaaataagaacttcattaataatgaattgCTTACACCGAGTTTTAGGATACATCTCTTACCCAAAAATGGCCTCTAGACTTCCCACTAGAACTCTAAAtactgactctaaacttgcactacaactgtatgacaaGACAAAAAGCGCAGGAGCAGTGAGCCCTTGACATCTCACCTCTCGTCCAGCCAGTAAGAACTCTAAaactagacaactcacttgtgtcgacacTAAACTCACCCACCAGAGTTCTCCTGACCagcttttgatcgaccaagccaacactcattGTGACCTAAACTCAACCAAAAGGATTGCCGGACTTACAGACCTGGGActaaagaaaacccaacaccatcaccaccatATTGTCGACACCATCCATCCACCACTGCTCCAAAACGCCATCGCCTCTGACCCGATCCCAGATAGgaaggacccactagaaggccaaggatgattgttgccatcgctgctgacccaactccagaactgGAACGATCCCCGAGACCGCGACAGAGAAGATCGTCTTTGCCACACCTTTAGTAGTGTCTTATtaccaacaataaaataaaaccagaCCCGAAAACACTACTAACAGCCAAGCCCGCCACCATAGCAAACCCGATCCACCATCGCACCACCACCAGCGGCGCCCCATCCACCACGATACCCACCTAACAACCAATCAAACAAAAAGCAGCCCAATACCTGAATCCAGGCCCAAGACCAAGCCCAGACCCCATACGGACTGCTCCAGCCCATTAGCAAAACCTGCTCTGCCCTTTCGTCCCTACCATCGTTCCACCACGACCGCAGCGCCTCCACCGGTGTACCACTACACCCGACATAAGCGAGGAGGAGGTTCTGTCACTGCCCACCCCCGCCATCAGACCCCGACTACCATCAACCAGGCATCGTCGGCCAAGCCCCGACAAAATACAAGCCCCACCCCCTCCACCACCTCGCACCAGCCTCATCACGGCCGCCTCCAACGATAGATCGCCCATCGCGCATCCCAGATCTGATCCATGAAGAACCAGATCTGATCCGAACTACCCCGCGCCGCCACGGATTCGAGGCCTCCAGTCAATCTCCGATATCGCGCCGATCCAACTCGTTCCAATCCACTCCGCATCGATCCAAACCCCATTGATCGAAGCCAACAACCCCCCACCGATCCACGCCGTCGACAAGCACCGCAAGTCCAGAACCAAACTCCGACTCCCAACTCGGCCTTCCTCTTCCAAATAGCCACCTCGAACACACCAGACTCACACAGAGTGGACAAAACCCGTCCGACGATGGCGCAAGGCTCGCCACCGGACAGGGACGGGAACGctcactttttctctctctagggttttttttatAATGTACAGATTTTAGATTGTCTAACAtgctttataatatatatatatatatatatatatatatatatatatatatatatatatacagatcctatccagagcggagctccgctttgaaattaacggtgtgaagttcgagttttgggtcacttttcggtcgcacatccacatctcgaccgttcattttttaggtactagtgtatagatcatctctgcaaattttcagccaaaatgatgatcgttaaggcattggtaacttccttaaagctagtacggttcatgttgacagattcagtccatccattggtttaagtgagttagataccttaacgataatcaatttgactgaaaatttgcagagatgatctacacagtagtacctaaaaactgaacggtcgagatgtggatatgcgaccgaaaagtgacccaaaactcgaacttcacacgttaatttcaaagcggagctccgctctggataaaatctgtatatatatatatatatatatatatatatatatatatatatatatatatatatatttatatatcaaagTACAAGATTTAACACTTGcaattcatttttttaaaacacgtattttagtttttttttttttaataaatagaggattaggtgATTTTATTTCCCATTACTTGTTGGTGGAAGATCAATAAACTTTCCACAAACATATATACTTCTAAGAACAAACCAAACCCCAGTTTCTCTGAAAAACTAGCGGATTACATCCAAACATGCATTAACCTTGAACACGGTATTTAATCTTCAATACATAGACGTACTTATAGATCGACATAACTAGGAGCAAATACTTTCAAATTAAGTTGGAAACAATTGAATCAAATCTTTGGAAACACCTCTCAAATGTCAGTGAAACTAATAgagtttttactttttcttcgACTTATCACCACAATTTTGCAGATATACTTATTAAGAACAACAAATCAAACATGTATACATGAATATTGATTGATTTAACTTACAGATCAACATGCAGAGAAAACTAAGAATACTatgcaaataaaaaataaaaaagcaggATCGATGTTAATTTATTACCAGATGCTTAGAAAAGTCACCAAATGTTGTAGGGAATTACTGTAGTTTAGGATTGATTCTAGACCTAACtctaaaaactctctctctctctctctctctctctctctctctctctctctctctctctctctctctctctctctctcgcgttccatccctgtccggcggcgagcCCTGgcgccgtcgtcggacgggctttAGTTGACTGAGTGTGGGTCGAGGTAGCAGTTGCTGCAatggggaaggaggagatcacagtAGTTCTCAGGCTTGGTTTCACCATTCGATGGTTTCAGCGGCGGACTAGTTCGGTGTTGGGGGATCGGAGGTCTGACGGTGACATGCTTGTGGTGGCGTGTTGTCGTACCGTTCGGAGGTTGGTCGGTGGTGGCATGGCTTGGAGGTACAGCTTTCTGCCAATCGGATCAATCCGTTCTGGGTTGGAACCCTTGGATCCGGCCTGGGATTGGGTTCGTCTGCTTGGGGCGGTGATTATTCATGGTTCGTCGGGAAAGGCAGTGGGTTCAAGTCGGCGGTCCTGCGAATGCGGTGTGGTGCGGTGGTCTGGCGACGGAGGCTGGGGCGGGGATGCGAGGCATGGCAGGCTTCTTGGGGTCGTCCTCTCTCCTGGGTCAAAGCTCGGGTTTGGTCCATCTTTTTGGGCCAGGACTGGGCTCTCTAGTTTTTTGATCCAGTTTTAATTTAGGGtttgttttttggtttgtttgttagtttagggtttggttttattttattgtcgGTAATATGTCGCTACTAAAGgtgtggcagagacaatcttctTTTCGCAGTCTTGggggtcgttcctgttctggagttgggttagcagcggtggcgaaaagtctggcatagacaatcatccttggccttctagtgggtccttcctgtctggtggatggatggtgttgaTAATAGGGAGGTGATGGTGTTGGTGTTTTAGTCCCAGGTTTGAATGTCCGGCAATCCTTTTGGTCAagtttaggtcacaacgagtgttggcttggtcgatcaaaagctggttaggaggactctggttggtgagttagtgtcgacacaagtgagttTTCTAGTTTTAGAGTTCTTACTAGCTGGACGAGAGATGAGATGTCAAGGATTTACTGCTCCTGCCCTTgttgtctttgtcatacagttgtagtgcaagtttagagtcTGTATATAGGTTTCCAGTGGGATGTCTAGTGGCCATTTCTGAGTCAGAGATGTCGCcaaaaactcgttgtaagcagttcattattaatgaagttcttatttgataaaaaaaaaaaaagtgttgtagggaattgtgtgtttattattgataataggagccctttatatatgGAGTTACAaagtacacaaaaggtaatagaatccgaatacattgaatacctagaaccttctcctattacaccTCTAAACcttagtttgtagaggcacacattatgtcgacatccttcaacactcccccttgtgccgctcaaacttggtgatgacgctttgattgttgcctcactaaaaaccttgccaggtaacaaaaaccctgtgggataaaaataaccctggtcgaaggacaaaaagagcacaacacgtcattcactcttcgagatcgaacatgtagacatcatacctccccctgatgtcaatatctccccctgattgctacaatcatgggagttcggataactttcttaatccgatgctcttcacatgtttcttgaaggtggatttaggtaacgacttagtaaataagtccgctacattatcctcagatcggatttggttcacttcaatatttagaagtgcctgttgttgctgattgtaaaagaacttaggcgatatatgattggtattgtcgcccttgatgaaacctaatttcattcgttcaatacaagctgcattatcttcataaatgcatgtaggttcatatgtggtagacttcaaaccacaagttcctcgaatgtgtctaactatagaccttagccatatgcattcttgcacggcttcatgtagagcaatgatctctgcatgatttgaggaagtagcaacaaaggtctgctttgtagacctccaagatatcgcagtgcttcccatggtaaagacataacccgtttgggagcgacctttgtgagggtcagagagataccctacatcagcaaaatccatcaaaacatcatcatcGTTTTGATGTAAGGGAGGAGGATGGGTGGCCGGCGGCTTTGCCGATCACGGCGTCTTGGACGGTGCCACTTGGGCTAATGAGATCCGttctcattcttccgtcattcttttctctctgcagggatagaacaagcccatatctatcgtacattttaagtaacgaaagattgtctttataccagtccaatggcgttgcgttggcgcagagctacatctagccaacaagttcataaaaaatgaggtgtccggtcttgtattgtgttaagtacaataatgcgcctattgcacttaggtaagacacttctgccaattaatacgtctttgtcatcatccctgggatgaAACATATCgctcttagggtcaagactacggacgaccatgggagtgcatctttgactttatcaaaatgcaaagcatttattgacacggtatacaagttctaaatctagacaaaaccgtgttctcccaaggtccttcatctcaaactcggatttcaggtgttcagcggtttcccttaactctcaagggttccaattatgtttatcaacataaaccgtgacaattgcaaatccagaacttgtcatgaaaacgcAGGGAAAGTGAATTACTTTTGGTTCCAAAAGCCTACCTggttttgggttacagcttcgcccattccagagtccataaggaaaacgagcccttataaGATTCGGGTAGCAGAGACTGATTAGgaatcttcaatcaataatccttctacagcAAGGAACAGTAGAAGCCCTAGTATAAATACCATGTTTCAAGGGACGTTGactaatcgcacagattatcaaagtctctccggagcaaacctacccTCAACGTCAGTtgaaccagcgaagcaagggtaacgccctcgcaacccagcaaagctaaagtcacgctttagcaaaacccgtgctttctcctacttcccagtgattgctctgcttaacctacaacgataagtatcgattcggtgaacgcaagagatcgATCACACCACAAGTCCTTATCCATAAGGCGAAAGTCCTTTTCcaaaaggcagagaaaagaatcTAGTGACGAGGTTGGTCCTCTCATCGTCCACAGTGTTTGGTTAAGAATCTGGTGACGAgtttggtgctctcctcgtccacagtgtTTGGTTAAGAAtctggtgacgaggttggtgctgcACCTATTGGTTGGTGCTTCTTTCCCTGATCATAGCACGCATGTAGCATGCTTGTATGATTATGGATTTTGGCAAAGCCTGTATATTTAATAAAAACTTGTATTACTTTATCTTCATTGATCCAGTGATTACAAAAATTTCTGGCTCACCAGCCATTCGTAAACAAAGATCTGAAGATCAAACTAAACGAAGGTATGAATTTTGACTACAAGAGGGTGTGTAGCTACGCAGAAGACTTATTGATTCATTTCTATACCTGTTATTGTATTACTCCTAGTCTCAATGCAGGAGAGCAACAACTATAGATTGCAATTTAATGTTACTTTATGAACCTTcttcacttttatttttatcacaATATAGAGGCAGTCACTTAATCAGGCATCAGACCAGAATATCTGCATTTCACCCCAGTCGCTTTCCTTAACTCCCAAGGCCTTCCAAACAGCTGGAGAGGCATCAACGATGTTGTGAGGACATGGAGGCTGGTAATCATGATCAGGATCACAACCCATTGTGGAGTCACACTCATCAACAACTTTGGCTTTCACACTCCTTCCATTACCATGTATGGTAATGTAGTGTGAACACCTCTTCCTATTGTTGAACCACCCGGTGGACAATGCCACGACCCGGGTGTTATCCGAGTGGAATTTATTGTCACATTcagacgctccaccaccatcaccaccttTCTCGAAGCTGTTGATCGTCAAGGTTGCTTTTGTATGCTTGGACACCGGAGGAGAGCACTTGTAAGTGGTGTAGAGCTTGCCTTTTTTGCAGCATTCAGACTGGTTCTCAGGGTTACATTGTCTCGGAGGAGGCTTTTTACCGACTATTTTGCCACTTGGATTGCAGGTTTGAGCTTCAATGCTCAAACAGATTGTTACAagaatgatgaagatgaagagaaaaGCACCGGAAGAACAAAAGTGGAACTTCATGTTCTTCTGACTCTTGCTAGTTTTGTTTTGGTTGGTCTGAGGAAGTTGGATCCTAAGTAAGCTATATATAGAGATCAAGCTAGCTAGCTGGTTTTTAATATCAATTGACTTGATTCTCTCTAGAATGATCATACTGTCTGTGAAAGATACCGCTTCGTAATATTGCTGATAAGTATACTGTCAAATTGTGCAGTAACCTTCCATATACATACAATCTGACTGTCCGCATACAGCTCATTATATCACCATATACAAAGAACCATTTTTGTACTTAATGATAGTTCTGTACTGCAGCTGCCTGTGTAAGATTGGTTTGGTTGATTAATACTAGAATAAGATTCCTTAATACAAGAGAAATTAACTAAAGATTCATTAATGATAGATTACTCCAAAGACCCCTTAGAATCTTAAGCTAGAGTAGCCTCTAACCTACATATATATCACCATATACAAAGAACCATTTTTGTACTTAATGATGATTCTGTACTGCAGCTGCCTGTGTAAGATTGGTTTGGTTGATTAATATATACTAGAATACGATTCCTTAATACAAGAGAAATTAACCAAAGATTCATTAATGATAGATTACTCCAAAGACCCCTTAGAATCTTAAGAGTAGCCTCTAACCTACATGAGAGATCAAAGTCAGGAGTCTATTGAAGTCTAACATGCatgatatttttcttttggaaattgTAACTGCTAATACCAATTCTTGAACATTAAGCTATACCTAATTTCCTTCCCCATATGATGAAATTTTACTTCAGTAGTCAGTAAATTAGGAATCAATTAACATGATAATTTCATGATTCTGATTCTACTAGTAGTAAAAGTTAAAACAGCCAATAGATCCTTTCTGGAAATTCCGCTACGGCTGATTCTATACTAAAAAACAGTACGTCTAACTGAAATGTGTATATATTATACTAAATGTCCTTATTTGttgttctagtttttttttttcatctgaaGGTGTCCCCTATTTTATTAGAAAAGTGTTTTCTTATTGTTCTGCTAGTCATGTAACTACGGAGTAAAAATTGGCCATGGAGATGTTGAAGGCGATTCCATAAAACTGATGTATGAAACACCGCAAGTTTTCTCATCTTGAATAAAGAAAGTAAGTAGTCAATTCTAAACACAATGATATGATAATTTTCTTTAGTtagtgttgtaaatgataatgactattcatgcaataggtattgcttaatgtatacgattgacatacttgtaatgtgcgattgacagacttgtaatgtatgcgattgacagactcgtaatgtgcgAGTGATTAGTATGGCTattgtggtatcaaagcaataccgcactgaagtcaatgctggacggatcacgagttTTCATAAGCTTATCAATctcatatctgtagctgagaaacatgataacatactcgtgaggaattactccattgaagaatgccaacgtagagaaaattggcctaaatggaaagatgtgatccaggttgaattggattcactaacgaagaggaaggatgccaacacctcctaacataaaacctgttgacattaataggtcttcgttagatagcgtgatgagaaaaagagatgataatctcaccttatggcgcaaggcttctcacaaaatgcctgattacacgcatttatatacgtgtaattatttctaaaacactagaattaagctaatcttcatgtcaattattatgtaattaatccacttttatttattttgtaggaaataagcggagttacgGAAATTATGAGAAAATGGTGCGAATTGAAGCAAATTGAATTTTCGACAAAAAGATGAAAGTCAACCAAGAGCGATATTATCGGAAATGGCGAAACTTGAACACACaaggcaaaagaaaaaataggaaTGAATTAAACTAATTAAATATTAGTTTAATTGGAAGTGTGGCAGCTTAACTtttaattagtttaattggaAGTGTGGCAGCTTAACATTTAATTAAATCAAATTGGTTTAATTAAGCTATCTTCCACGTGCAGCAATCAAGCTTATTCTCTTCTTTCATCTCCTAGCCACCCATATGCTGACACGTGCCTGGCCCTCTCTCACACCAACCAGACCACAATTCCCATTCATTCCTTTACCTCTCGGTGAACAGGGGACGACCTAACGATATATATACACAGTACCACACAGAGAAGGGGGAGACCACAATTCCGCCGCACACCAAAAATCCCATCAGACCCTCTCACCTGGACCTCACCATTAATTCCAGAGAGATTCTTGCGTAGGGCACCCGCacgggacacgtggtggggagggccAATCACCGTCCAGcagggggggtgttttgggtattgcacaTTAGGGAGCAGGGGCATTTTCAGAAAAGATGAAAAACTTTCTTTCCTCTGATTGGGTGGCCgtaaggccacgtggtggggaagccCCACCTAAGTATTTTTCTTAATTCCAATCTCATTCGAtccccttcttcctcttctcccaGCAGAACACCGAAACCACCCACCTCCAATTCTTCTCATCTTTTTCTTCACCTCACCAAGATTTACACCTCCTCACCAAAATTCACCAAGATCTACCTCACTAAGattccatcttctcatcaatTCCACA harbors:
- the LOC133733755 gene encoding kiwellin-1-like; amino-acid sequence: MKFHFCSSGAFLFIFIILVTICLSIEAQTCNPSGKIVGKKPPPRQCNPENQSECCKKGKLYTTYKCSPPVSKHTKATLTINSFEKGGDGGGASECDNKFHSDNTRVVALSTGWFNNRKRCSHYITIHGNGRSVKAKVVDECDSTMGCDPDHDYQPPCPHNIVDASPAVWKALGVKESDWGEMQIFWSDA